The proteins below are encoded in one region of Ornithinimicrobium avium:
- a CDS encoding DUF2382 domain-containing protein, producing MVAVHEERPVIAKDVVATEQVGIQRESVTEQREVTTDVSREEVDVVEDTDRRS from the coding sequence GTGGTGGCCGTGCACGAGGAGCGCCCGGTGATCGCCAAGGACGTCGTGGCGACCGAGCAGGTCGGGATCCAGCGGGAGAGCGTGACCGAACAGCGTGAGGTCACCACCGACGTCTCCCGCGAGGAGGTCGACGTCGTCGAGGACACCGACCGGCGCAGCTGA